The Drosophila innubila isolate TH190305 chromosome 3R unlocalized genomic scaffold, UK_Dinn_1.0 2_E_3R, whole genome shotgun sequence genome has a segment encoding these proteins:
- the LOC117789502 gene encoding putative odorant receptor 83c, with protein sequence MKPSQRYQKLTKNMNYCMKLIGFDILNSRLKFNYRTWITVIAVTCYGIFSVHWMIRQAEISWTECLKASIMMGGMLNGSTEIVTIVLRQPEIRRLMINTRQLFENYEQRNAAYCKALNLGIDRLLDILKMIRFGYIVSYLVMCLVPLILLIYNGTRVTIVQYELPGVPLDNNYGYAFTYLSHLVSMFIAGVGFYAGDLMGCLALMQILTYSDILQVKADELNAALDQKVEKRRTAVVGATIDGDGDGYGEPQMRLLESIKWHQWLTEYCHNVDHIYHILIAGQVMSSAISMLCTFCVSISEFHLISVIYFVVSGYKMLVYCVVGTKIEYAVSSAPQTMRQPKTNSISFLSTPRQYDQVYESICSISWHELNGSQRNMFRMMLKEAQNSQTIMMLGMLPLSVRTALQITKLIYSVSMMMMQNRT encoded by the exons ATGAAGCCATCTCAGCGATATCAGAAGCTAACGAAGAACATGAACTATTGCATGAAACTCATTggatttgatattttaaattctcgCTTGAAATTCAACTATCGCACCTGGATCACAGTCATTGCCGTTACGTGCTACGGCATTTTCAGTGTCCACTGGATGATCAGGCAGGCGGAGATCAGTTGGACCGAGTGCTTAAAGGCCAGCATTATGATGGGGGGCATGTTGAATGGGTCCACTGAGATCGTTACCATCGTATTAAGGCAACCGGAAATAAGGCGTCTGATGATCAACACTCGGCAACTGTTTGAGAACTACGAGCAACGGAATGCGGCTTATTGTAAGGCTCTCAATTTGGGCATTGATCGACTGCTTgatatattgaaaatgattCGCTTTGGTTACATTGTCTCCTACCTGGTCATGTGCCTTGTGCCTTTAATCTTGCTCATCTACAATGGCACTCGCGTCACAATCGTACAGTACGAGCTGCCAGGTGTGCCCCTGGACAACAACTACGGTTACGCCTTCACATATCTATCACACTTGGTGTCGATGTTCATCGCTGGCGTCGGGTTTTATGCGGGCGATTTGATGGGCTGCCTCGCTCTGATGCAGATTCTCACTTATTCCGACATCTTACAGGTAAAAGCCGACGAGTTAAACGCAGCACTTGACCAAAAGGTAGAAAAACGACGCACGGCCGTGGTAGGTGCAACAAttgacggagacggagacggataCGGCGAACCACAAATGCGACTCTTGGAATCAATCAAGTGGCATCAGTGGTTGACTGA ATACTGTCACAATGTGGACCATATATATCACATCCTGATCGCCGGCCAGGTGATGTCCTCAGCCATCTCAATGCTGTGCACCTTTTGCGTGAGCATCAGCGAATTCCATTTAATATCGGTCATCTATTTTGTGGTCAGTGGCTACAAAATGTTGGTCTACTGCGTTGTGGGCACTAAAATTGAATACGCTGTTAGTTCTGCGCCTCAAACTATGCGACAGCCAAAAACTAATTCGATTTCCTTCCTGTCTACTCCACGACAGTATGACCAGGTTTATGAAAGCATCTGCAGCATTAGTTGGCACGAACTGAACGGCTCGCAACGCAACATGTTCCGGATGATGCTGAAGGAGGCTCAGAATTCGCAAACCATCATGATGCTCGGCATGTTGCCATTGAGTGTGCGAACGGCTCTCCAG ATTACAAAACTCATTTACAGCGTGtccatgatgatgatgcagaATCGCACCTAG